The following are from one region of the Coffea eugenioides isolate CCC68of chromosome 2, Ceug_1.0, whole genome shotgun sequence genome:
- the LOC113760710 gene encoding superoxide dismutase [Mn], mitochondrial, whose product MALRTLVTRKALGNSVAFRQQLRGLQTYTLPDLPYDYGAIEPAISGEIMQLHHQKHHQTYVTNFNKALEQLDDAINKGDAPTVVKLQSAIKFNGGGHINHSIFWKNLAPIREGGGEPPKGSLGWAIDNHFGSLEALVQKMNADGAGLQGSGWVWLGLDKELKRLVVETTANQDPLVTKGSSLVPLLGIDVWEHAYYLQYKNVRPDYLKNIWKVINWKYASDIYEKECP is encoded by the exons ATGGCTCTTCGAACTCTAGTCACCAGAAAAGCCCTAGGCAACTCAGTAGCGTTCCGGCAACAGCTGCGCGGCTTGCAGACCTACACGTTGCCGGATCTTCCCTACGATTATGGAGCTATTGAGCCGGCGATAAGCGGAGAGATCATGCAACTCCACCACCAGAAGCATCACCAGACTTACGTCACCAATTTCAACAAGGCTCTTGAGCAGCTTGATGATGCTATTAACAAAGGCGACGCTCCTACTGTTGTCAAATTGCAGAGCGCCATCAAATTCAATGGCGGAG GCCATATCAATCACTCTATTTTCTGGAAGAATCTTGCACCCATTCGT GAAGGTGGTGGTGAGCCTCCAAAGGGTTCTTTAGGCTGGGCTATTGATAACCATTTTGGCTCTTTGGAAGCCTTAGTACAAAAGATGAATGCAGATGGTGCTGGTTTACAGGGATCTGGTTGGGTG TGGCTTGGATTGGACAAAGAGCTGAAACGCCTTGTGGTCGAAACAACAGCGAATCAG GACCCTCTGGTTACTAAGGGATCCAGTTTGGTTCCTCTGCTTGGTATTGATGTCTGGGAACACGCTTACTACTTACAG TACAAAAATGTAAGGCCTGATTACCTCAAAAACATATGGAAAGTCATCAACTGGAAATATGCAAGTGATATTTATGAGAAAGAATGCCCTTGA
- the LOC113763961 gene encoding uncharacterized protein LOC113763961 isoform X3 — protein MWVDISFNQVAGLNALCFLEQMDQYIGRGNLFKQSLILIKAWCFYESRLLGSHCNLMSTYALEILVLYIINIFHCSLSGPLAVLYKFLDYYSTLDWNKYCISVYGPVDINVLAKADVETSATRGTNLLLGKNFLESCIKSFSTSKGMFETERQEFQIKHLNIIDPLNHKNNLGRSISKGNLCRMKIAFSYGYEKLRDVLKGPLESIGEGVMGFLVNTIKWSGRLQTLDAEVSVVDNQSSIFHLKGDYNCPIQCLNYSQWYINSDEFRQSSLQTLPSVVQSQSIEDEFSQNIYFAGGADCFVPSSIVHPNASQLLDSVLSVDETENYLGKGTSVPPASSKGKFKLSASAPPFISSPVSERAKCEGTGLFIPKVDIEREPKSKERDLRSPEAQCHDWRINSSQMKRYSVGSSLKTSTSNRMAGGIPFKSSRVRESSRFNVPREGHWLLSSRKTSAESDKDAGSSTFVLSLDDFPLLSSCKKPVTSRKAQPDSANK, from the exons ATGTGGGTGGACATTTCCTTCAATCAAGTGGCTGGACTTAATGCTTTGTGCTTCCTGGAGCAG ATGGACCAGTATATTGGAAGGGGCAACCTTTTCAAACAGAGTCTAATCCTGATCAAAGCTTGGTGCTTCTATGAGAGTCGGCTTCTTGGTTCTCACTGTAACTTGATGTCAACTTATGCATTAGAGATTTTGGTCTTGTACATAATCAATATCTTTCATTGTTCTTTGAGCGGACCCTTGGCG GTCTTGTATAAGTTTTTGGACTACTATAGCACTTTGGATTGGAATAAATACTGTATTAGTGTGTATGGTCCAGTTGACATAAATGTTCTTGCAAAAGCAGATG TAGAGACATCAGCAACCAGGGGGACTAACTTGTTGCTTGGTAAGAATTTCCTTGAAAGCTGCATCAAGTCTTTCTCAACTTCAAAAGGGATGTTTGAGACCGAAAGACAAGAGTTCCAGATAAAGCATTTGAACATAATTGATCCTCTGAATCACAAAAATAACTTGGGCCGTAGCATCAGCAAAG GCAATCTCTGTCGCATGAAAATTGCTTTCTCCTATGGATATGAAAAGCTCAGAGACGTTCTTAAGGGACCGCTAGAAAGCATAGGTGAAGGTGTAATGGGATTCCTTGTCAACACTATCAAATGGAGTGGAAGGTTACAAACCCTTGATGCAGAAGTTTCTGTTGTTGATAACCAATCTAGCATCTTTCACCTCAAAGGGGATTATAATTGTCCCATCCAATGCCTAAACTATTCCCAGTGGTATATTAACTCGGACGAGTTTCGACAATCAAGCCTTCAGACATTACCTTCTGTGGTTCAGAGCCAAAGCATAGAGGATGAATTTAGTCAGAATATCTATTTTGCTGGAGGTGCAGATTGTTTTGTCCCCTCATCAATTGTCCATCCAAATGCTTCGCAGCTTTTAGATTCTGTTTTGAGTGTCGATGAAACAGAAAATTACCTGGGAAAGGGCACATCTGTACCCCCTGCAAGTTCTAAGGGAAAATTCAAGTTGAGTGCGTCTGCTCCACCTTTCATTAGTTCACCTGTTAGCGAGAGAGCGAAGTGTGAAGGAACAGGCTTGTTCATCCCTAAAGTGGATATAGAAAGGGAGCCGAAGTCAAAAGAAAGAGATTTGCGTTCGCCTGAG GCACAGTGCCATGACTGGCGGATAAACTCGTCTCAGATGAAGAGGTATTCAGTAGGATCATCGCTGAAAACCTCTACAAGTAACCGGATGGCTGGTGGTATCCCATTCAAGTCGAGCAGGGTTAGGGAAAGCAGTCGTTTTAATGTCCCGAGAGAAGGGCACTGGCTTCTTTCTTCTCGTAAAACTTCTGCTGAATCAGACAAGGATGCTGGAAGCAGCACTTTTGTTCTGTCACTAGATGATTTTCCTCTGCTTTCTAGCTGCAAAAAACCTGTCACAAGCAGAAAGGCACAGCCAGATTCAGCTAACAAATGA
- the LOC113761120 gene encoding alpha-galactosidase 3 isoform X2, producing MVLQSRGSSAMAPVLITIMYMYVMSVMIAARMVLPVHPYSRSLVKPISNIFDTSNYGVFQLDNGLAQTPQMGWNSWNFFACNINETVIKETADALISTGLAGLGYNYVNIDDCWSSWARNLKGQLVPDPKTFPSGIKALADYVHAKGLKLGIYSDAGVFTCQVRPGSLYHENDDAALFASWDVDYLKYDNCFNLGIQPKERYPPMRDALNATGRKIFYSLCEWGVDDPALWAGKVGNSWRTTDDINDSWASMTSIADLNDKWAAYAGPGGWNDPDMLEVGNGGMTCQEYRAHFSIWALMKAPLLVGCDVRNMTSETFEILSNEEVIAVNQDSLGVQGRKVYVSGTDGCEQHEVVADNKVASLSAQVEAHACEMFILTPQTTTNSQIL from the exons ATGGTGTTGCAGAGCAGAGGCAGCTCAGCCATGGCGCCTGTACTTATAACAATCATGTATATGTACGTCATGTCGGTGATGATTGCTGCTAGAATGGTTCTACCAGTTCATCCTTATTCAAGAAGTCTAGTAAAACCCATCTCCAATATCTTTGATACTTCCAACTATGGCGTTTTTCAGCTCGATAACGGCTTGGCTCAAACTCCACAGATGGG GTGGAATAGCTGGAATTTTTTTGCCTGCAACATCAATGAAACAGTCATCAAGGAAACAG CGGATGCACTGATCTCCACTGGTTTAGCTGGCCTAGGTTATAACTACGTTAATATAG ATGATTGCTGGTCCAGCTGGGCTCGAAACTTGAAG GGTCAGTTGGTTCCTGATCCTAAAACTTTCCCATCAGGAATCAAAGCTCTTGCAGATTATGTGCATGCGAAAGGGCTCAAGCTTGGTATCTATTCTGATGCAGG AGTTTTTACTTGTCAAGTTCGACCTGGATCACTATACCATGAAAATGATGATGCAGCTCTCTTTGCATCTTGG GATGTGGATTATTTAAAGTATGACAACTGCTTCAACTTGGGTATCCAGCCAAAAGAAAG ATACCCGCCAATGCGAGATGCCCTAAATGCAACTGGGCGAAAAATATTCTATTCTCTTTGTGAATG GGGCGTTGATGATCCTGCTCTGTGGGCTGGCAAAGTTGGAAATAGCTGGCGTACAACAGATGACATCAATGATTCATGGGCAAG CATGACTAGTATTGCTGATCTAAATGACAAGTGGGCTGCTTATGCTGGTCCTGGTGGATGGAATG ACCCTGATATGTTAGAGGTTGGGAATGGGGGAATGACTTGCCAGGAGTATCGAGCACATTTTAGCATTTGGGCTTTGATGAAG GCTCCTCTTTTGGTTGGTTGTGATGTGAGAAATATGACCTCTGAAACATTTGAAATTCTGAGCAATGAAGAGGTTATTGCTGTAAATCAAG ACTCACTTGGGGTTCAGGGAAGGAAAGTTTACGTTTCTGGAACAGATGGATGTGAACAG CATGAAGTTGTTGCGGATAACAAGGTGGCTTCATTAAGTGCTCAAGTTGAAGCTCACGCATGTGAAATGTTCATTTTAACTCCTCAGACTACTACTAACTCTCAGATTCTGTAA
- the LOC113763961 gene encoding uncharacterized protein LOC113763961 isoform X1: MAFGSTPLKTYLPDGDIDLTVITSQNDVAYLVSSVCSILEEQICDSSPIKNVQVVDARVKIVKCWVQHMWVDISFNQVAGLNALCFLEQMDQYIGRGNLFKQSLILIKAWCFYESRLLGSHCNLMSTYALEILVLYIINIFHCSLSGPLAVLYKFLDYYSTLDWNKYCISVYGPVDINVLAKADVETSATRGTNLLLGKNFLESCIKSFSTSKGMFETERQEFQIKHLNIIDPLNHKNNLGRSISKGNLCRMKIAFSYGYEKLRDVLKGPLESIGEGVMGFLVNTIKWSGRLQTLDAEVSVVDNQSSIFHLKGDYNCPIQCLNYSQWYINSDEFRQSSLQTLPSVVQSQSIEDEFSQNIYFAGGADCFVPSSIVHPNASQLLDSVLSVDETENYLGKGTSVPPASSKGKFKLSASAPPFISSPVSERAKCEGTGLFIPKVDIEREPKSKERDLRSPEAQCHDWRINSSQMKRYSVGSSLKTSTSNRMAGGIPFKSSRVRESSRFNVPREGHWLLSSRKTSAESDKDAGSSTFVLSLDDFPLLSSCKKPVTSRKAQPDSANK, translated from the exons ATGGCATTCGGTTCAACGCCACTGAAAACATATCTACCTGATGGAGACATTGATCTGACAGTAATCACTTCTCAAAATGATGTGGCATATTTGGTTAGCTCTGTTTGCAGTATCCTTGAAGAGCAGATTTGTGACAGTTCTCCAATAAAGAACGTTCAAGTCGTTGATGCACGG GTTAAGATTGTCAAGTGCTGGGTGCAACATATGTGGGTGGACATTTCCTTCAATCAAGTGGCTGGACTTAATGCTTTGTGCTTCCTGGAGCAG ATGGACCAGTATATTGGAAGGGGCAACCTTTTCAAACAGAGTCTAATCCTGATCAAAGCTTGGTGCTTCTATGAGAGTCGGCTTCTTGGTTCTCACTGTAACTTGATGTCAACTTATGCATTAGAGATTTTGGTCTTGTACATAATCAATATCTTTCATTGTTCTTTGAGCGGACCCTTGGCG GTCTTGTATAAGTTTTTGGACTACTATAGCACTTTGGATTGGAATAAATACTGTATTAGTGTGTATGGTCCAGTTGACATAAATGTTCTTGCAAAAGCAGATG TAGAGACATCAGCAACCAGGGGGACTAACTTGTTGCTTGGTAAGAATTTCCTTGAAAGCTGCATCAAGTCTTTCTCAACTTCAAAAGGGATGTTTGAGACCGAAAGACAAGAGTTCCAGATAAAGCATTTGAACATAATTGATCCTCTGAATCACAAAAATAACTTGGGCCGTAGCATCAGCAAAG GCAATCTCTGTCGCATGAAAATTGCTTTCTCCTATGGATATGAAAAGCTCAGAGACGTTCTTAAGGGACCGCTAGAAAGCATAGGTGAAGGTGTAATGGGATTCCTTGTCAACACTATCAAATGGAGTGGAAGGTTACAAACCCTTGATGCAGAAGTTTCTGTTGTTGATAACCAATCTAGCATCTTTCACCTCAAAGGGGATTATAATTGTCCCATCCAATGCCTAAACTATTCCCAGTGGTATATTAACTCGGACGAGTTTCGACAATCAAGCCTTCAGACATTACCTTCTGTGGTTCAGAGCCAAAGCATAGAGGATGAATTTAGTCAGAATATCTATTTTGCTGGAGGTGCAGATTGTTTTGTCCCCTCATCAATTGTCCATCCAAATGCTTCGCAGCTTTTAGATTCTGTTTTGAGTGTCGATGAAACAGAAAATTACCTGGGAAAGGGCACATCTGTACCCCCTGCAAGTTCTAAGGGAAAATTCAAGTTGAGTGCGTCTGCTCCACCTTTCATTAGTTCACCTGTTAGCGAGAGAGCGAAGTGTGAAGGAACAGGCTTGTTCATCCCTAAAGTGGATATAGAAAGGGAGCCGAAGTCAAAAGAAAGAGATTTGCGTTCGCCTGAG GCACAGTGCCATGACTGGCGGATAAACTCGTCTCAGATGAAGAGGTATTCAGTAGGATCATCGCTGAAAACCTCTACAAGTAACCGGATGGCTGGTGGTATCCCATTCAAGTCGAGCAGGGTTAGGGAAAGCAGTCGTTTTAATGTCCCGAGAGAAGGGCACTGGCTTCTTTCTTCTCGTAAAACTTCTGCTGAATCAGACAAGGATGCTGGAAGCAGCACTTTTGTTCTGTCACTAGATGATTTTCCTCTGCTTTCTAGCTGCAAAAAACCTGTCACAAGCAGAAAGGCACAGCCAGATTCAGCTAACAAATGA
- the LOC113761120 gene encoding alpha-galactosidase 3 isoform X1: MVLQSRGSSAMAPVLITIMYMYVMSVMIAARMVLPVHPYSRSLVKPISNIFDTSNYGVFQLDNGLAQTPQMGWNSWNFFACNINETVIKETADALISTGLAGLGYNYVNIDDCWSSWARNLKGQLVPDPKTFPSGIKALADYVHAKGLKLGIYSDAGVFTCQVRPGSLYHENDDAALFASWDVDYLKYDNCFNLGIQPKERYPPMRDALNATGRKIFYSLCEWGVDDPALWAGKVGNSWRTTDDINDSWASMTSIADLNDKWAAYAGPGGWNDPDMLEVGNGGMTCQEYRAHFSIWALMKAPLLVGCDVRNMTSETFEILSNEEVIAVNQDSLGVQGRKVYVSGTDGCEQVWAGPLSEQRVVVVLWNRCSKVATIMAGWLALGLESSTPVSVRDLWKHEVVADNKVASLSAQVEAHACEMFILTPQTTTNSQIL, translated from the exons ATGGTGTTGCAGAGCAGAGGCAGCTCAGCCATGGCGCCTGTACTTATAACAATCATGTATATGTACGTCATGTCGGTGATGATTGCTGCTAGAATGGTTCTACCAGTTCATCCTTATTCAAGAAGTCTAGTAAAACCCATCTCCAATATCTTTGATACTTCCAACTATGGCGTTTTTCAGCTCGATAACGGCTTGGCTCAAACTCCACAGATGGG GTGGAATAGCTGGAATTTTTTTGCCTGCAACATCAATGAAACAGTCATCAAGGAAACAG CGGATGCACTGATCTCCACTGGTTTAGCTGGCCTAGGTTATAACTACGTTAATATAG ATGATTGCTGGTCCAGCTGGGCTCGAAACTTGAAG GGTCAGTTGGTTCCTGATCCTAAAACTTTCCCATCAGGAATCAAAGCTCTTGCAGATTATGTGCATGCGAAAGGGCTCAAGCTTGGTATCTATTCTGATGCAGG AGTTTTTACTTGTCAAGTTCGACCTGGATCACTATACCATGAAAATGATGATGCAGCTCTCTTTGCATCTTGG GATGTGGATTATTTAAAGTATGACAACTGCTTCAACTTGGGTATCCAGCCAAAAGAAAG ATACCCGCCAATGCGAGATGCCCTAAATGCAACTGGGCGAAAAATATTCTATTCTCTTTGTGAATG GGGCGTTGATGATCCTGCTCTGTGGGCTGGCAAAGTTGGAAATAGCTGGCGTACAACAGATGACATCAATGATTCATGGGCAAG CATGACTAGTATTGCTGATCTAAATGACAAGTGGGCTGCTTATGCTGGTCCTGGTGGATGGAATG ACCCTGATATGTTAGAGGTTGGGAATGGGGGAATGACTTGCCAGGAGTATCGAGCACATTTTAGCATTTGGGCTTTGATGAAG GCTCCTCTTTTGGTTGGTTGTGATGTGAGAAATATGACCTCTGAAACATTTGAAATTCTGAGCAATGAAGAGGTTATTGCTGTAAATCAAG ACTCACTTGGGGTTCAGGGAAGGAAAGTTTACGTTTCTGGAACAGATGGATGTGAACAG GTTTGGGCTGGCCCTTTATCTGAGCAACGTGTGGTTGTTGTTCTATGGAATCGATGTTCAAAAGTTGCAACTATTATGGCTGGATGGTTAGCATTGGGACTCGAATCTTCAACCCCTGTGTCTGTTAGAGATTTGTGGAAG CATGAAGTTGTTGCGGATAACAAGGTGGCTTCATTAAGTGCTCAAGTTGAAGCTCACGCATGTGAAATGTTCATTTTAACTCCTCAGACTACTACTAACTCTCAGATTCTGTAA
- the LOC113763961 gene encoding uncharacterized protein LOC113763961 isoform X2, protein MAFGSTPLKTYLPDGDIDLTVITSQNDVAYLVSSVCSILEEQICDSSPIKNVQVVDARVKIVKCWVQHMWVDISFNQVAGLNALCFLEQMDQYIGRGNLFKQSLILIKAWCFYESRLLGSHCNLMSTYALEILVLYIINIFHCSLSGPLAVLYKFLDYYSTLDWNKYCISVYGPVDINVLAKADETSATRGTNLLLGKNFLESCIKSFSTSKGMFETERQEFQIKHLNIIDPLNHKNNLGRSISKGNLCRMKIAFSYGYEKLRDVLKGPLESIGEGVMGFLVNTIKWSGRLQTLDAEVSVVDNQSSIFHLKGDYNCPIQCLNYSQWYINSDEFRQSSLQTLPSVVQSQSIEDEFSQNIYFAGGADCFVPSSIVHPNASQLLDSVLSVDETENYLGKGTSVPPASSKGKFKLSASAPPFISSPVSERAKCEGTGLFIPKVDIEREPKSKERDLRSPEAQCHDWRINSSQMKRYSVGSSLKTSTSNRMAGGIPFKSSRVRESSRFNVPREGHWLLSSRKTSAESDKDAGSSTFVLSLDDFPLLSSCKKPVTSRKAQPDSANK, encoded by the exons ATGGCATTCGGTTCAACGCCACTGAAAACATATCTACCTGATGGAGACATTGATCTGACAGTAATCACTTCTCAAAATGATGTGGCATATTTGGTTAGCTCTGTTTGCAGTATCCTTGAAGAGCAGATTTGTGACAGTTCTCCAATAAAGAACGTTCAAGTCGTTGATGCACGG GTTAAGATTGTCAAGTGCTGGGTGCAACATATGTGGGTGGACATTTCCTTCAATCAAGTGGCTGGACTTAATGCTTTGTGCTTCCTGGAGCAG ATGGACCAGTATATTGGAAGGGGCAACCTTTTCAAACAGAGTCTAATCCTGATCAAAGCTTGGTGCTTCTATGAGAGTCGGCTTCTTGGTTCTCACTGTAACTTGATGTCAACTTATGCATTAGAGATTTTGGTCTTGTACATAATCAATATCTTTCATTGTTCTTTGAGCGGACCCTTGGCG GTCTTGTATAAGTTTTTGGACTACTATAGCACTTTGGATTGGAATAAATACTGTATTAGTGTGTATGGTCCAGTTGACATAAATGTTCTTGCAAAAGCAGATG AGACATCAGCAACCAGGGGGACTAACTTGTTGCTTGGTAAGAATTTCCTTGAAAGCTGCATCAAGTCTTTCTCAACTTCAAAAGGGATGTTTGAGACCGAAAGACAAGAGTTCCAGATAAAGCATTTGAACATAATTGATCCTCTGAATCACAAAAATAACTTGGGCCGTAGCATCAGCAAAG GCAATCTCTGTCGCATGAAAATTGCTTTCTCCTATGGATATGAAAAGCTCAGAGACGTTCTTAAGGGACCGCTAGAAAGCATAGGTGAAGGTGTAATGGGATTCCTTGTCAACACTATCAAATGGAGTGGAAGGTTACAAACCCTTGATGCAGAAGTTTCTGTTGTTGATAACCAATCTAGCATCTTTCACCTCAAAGGGGATTATAATTGTCCCATCCAATGCCTAAACTATTCCCAGTGGTATATTAACTCGGACGAGTTTCGACAATCAAGCCTTCAGACATTACCTTCTGTGGTTCAGAGCCAAAGCATAGAGGATGAATTTAGTCAGAATATCTATTTTGCTGGAGGTGCAGATTGTTTTGTCCCCTCATCAATTGTCCATCCAAATGCTTCGCAGCTTTTAGATTCTGTTTTGAGTGTCGATGAAACAGAAAATTACCTGGGAAAGGGCACATCTGTACCCCCTGCAAGTTCTAAGGGAAAATTCAAGTTGAGTGCGTCTGCTCCACCTTTCATTAGTTCACCTGTTAGCGAGAGAGCGAAGTGTGAAGGAACAGGCTTGTTCATCCCTAAAGTGGATATAGAAAGGGAGCCGAAGTCAAAAGAAAGAGATTTGCGTTCGCCTGAG GCACAGTGCCATGACTGGCGGATAAACTCGTCTCAGATGAAGAGGTATTCAGTAGGATCATCGCTGAAAACCTCTACAAGTAACCGGATGGCTGGTGGTATCCCATTCAAGTCGAGCAGGGTTAGGGAAAGCAGTCGTTTTAATGTCCCGAGAGAAGGGCACTGGCTTCTTTCTTCTCGTAAAACTTCTGCTGAATCAGACAAGGATGCTGGAAGCAGCACTTTTGTTCTGTCACTAGATGATTTTCCTCTGCTTTCTAGCTGCAAAAAACCTGTCACAAGCAGAAAGGCACAGCCAGATTCAGCTAACAAATGA
- the LOC113760709 gene encoding tRNA (guanine(26)-N(2))-dimethyltransferase — MLSLPLQLQPLSPPFYPPNSQPKTLKPVFPKACKSQYQTERGLQFDIGDTFFRHESATGRDFGVLSAALYKQSNGSLRVLDALCGCGIRSLRYLVEAKADFVLANDANENYRGIISGNLSRISEERWVVMNSDANRVMTERYLEKDYFDLVDVDSFGSDSSFLRAAIGAVKLDGLLYITSTDGYSSGGHRPQHSLAAYGAYVRPMPYSNEVGLRMLIGGALREASVLGYHVVPLFSYYSYHGPVFRAMLQIKRGRLPDSSTYNFISYCIQCGNSQTVSWDQLGQIRCPCITNACVPNSLIVSGPLWTGPLHQASHLARMLNLAEQLGWISDGNGRNLEKLIRLMVDESDPKLPVGYIKIDEVASRAKLNSPSIGAIMNALHEEGYVASRSHIAPNAIKTNCPMTECIKTFKALQQCSIR; from the exons ATGCTATCGCTCCCCCTGCAACTGCAACCTCTATCCCCGCCTTTCTACCCTCCCAATTCCCAACCTAAAACCCTAAAACCCGTTTTTCCCAAAGCCTGCAAATCTCAATACCAAACCGAAAGGGGTCTTCAGTTTGACATCGGAGACACCTTCTTCCGCCATGAGAGCGCCACCGGTCGTGACTTCGGCGTTCTCTCGGCAGCCCTCTATAAGCAATCCAATGGCAGTCTTCGAGTTCTCGACGCCCTATGTGGATGTGGAATTCGGTCCCTCAGGTACTTAGTAGAGGCAAAAGCCGACTTCGTGTTAGCTAATGACGCAAACGAAAACTATAGAGGGATTATTTCGGGAAATTTGTCCCGGATTTCGGAAGAAAGATGGGTTGTGATGAATTCGGATGCCAATAGAGTAATGACGGAGCGTTATCTGGAAAAGGATTATTTTGACCTGGTCGATGTTGACTCGTTTGGAAGTGATTCTAGCTTCTTGAGAGCTGCTATTGGGGCTGTCAAATTGGACGGTTTGTTGTATATTACTTCTACTGATGGCTACTCATCCGGTGGCCACCGCCCTCAACA TTCTTTGGCTGCATATGGAGCATATGTTCGGCCAATGCCATACTCAAATGAGGTTGGTTTGCGGATGCTTATAGGTGGGGCGCTTAGGGAGGCTTCTGTGCTTGGTTACCATGTTGTGCCGTTGTTTTCCTACTACTCGTATCACGGCCCTGTTTTTAGAGCAATGCTTCAGATTAAGCGTGGAAGGCTTCCTGATAGCAG CACCTATAACTTCATCAGCTACTGCATTCAGTGTGGAAATTCTCAAACAGTTTCTTGGGATCAACTTGGTCAGATCAGATGCCCCTGCATCACTAATGCATGT GTTCCCAACTCGCTAATCGTCTCGGGACCTCTTTGGACAGGACCTCTTCACCAAGCATCTCACCTTGCTCGCATGTTGAATTTGGCTGAGCAATTGGGGTGGATAAGCGACGGCAATGGAAGAAACCTTGAAAAACTGATAAGACTAATGGTGGATGAAAGTGACCCCAAACTGCCAGTTGGATACATCAAGATTGATGAG GTAGCAAGTCGTGCTAAACTTAATTCTCCATCCATTGGGGCGATAATGAACGCCTTGCACGAG GAGGGATACGTGGCCAGTAGATCACATATCGCTCCCAATGCCATCAAAACGAATTGCCCCATGACAGAATGTATAAAAACTTTTAAAGCGCTCCAACAGTGTTCAATAAGATGA